In the genome of Oscarella lobularis chromosome 1, ooOscLobu1.1, whole genome shotgun sequence, one region contains:
- the LOC136199416 gene encoding uncharacterized protein: MAFRPPPRRETWYYSKNYLKESVSWPRAPRDSDSSKPQTEIETETAGEREKDLVYVTCPESENDKSYTKSFCGCLRERLEVFFDHDECDIDSWGKIKGVLHTEVLLRSSKGVLVVTPTLLRRDVESAHCLMIFDAMLQRMHEKKCSVFLLLVGVERREFDAVFPLHAKLRLLKCREGRDVSEAAEKMFDLIMSSTEAEDLPKSRCIALSPVNNHFAGDRNGRLSLNIVSLIGLEEKAARILREFSCRSPSASLCWISGQQGIGKSYLASYVAHEVREMNWTVIFVRTQHLESEADLCLELLLSMQTYLGKDKQIAESKGSLLSKVLELLEKIDNPCVILDGCDRAAEKRCDAFRFFLQEILKAHVRKPFMILVTSCQELELGSLPVLKIPLYPLENDEADDLLISCVREELQPVLKSSTIASFRELCVGVPVLIRMAGATLSQLCKAPITQPELVKKVQAKPLNIVSPTAIEAFVINIYNLIPSSLKLFLHGISLFIGSFTRVEGAKLFGLSDGVQFSIDVIAPLQEYFFLARSSDNDISPDQTQYHLHGLVRNVLLRLDFRTPEFKEIQDRFAVMQLGCQNTGET, encoded by the exons ATGGCTTTTCGTCCACCACCGAGACGTGAAACCTGGTACTACAGCAAAAATTACTTAAAAGAAAGCGTCTCTTGGCCGAGGGCACCCAGGGACTCAGATTCATCGAAGCCCCAAACAGAAATCGAAACCGAAACCgctggagaaagagaaaaag ATCTTGTCTACGTTACCTGTCCTGAATCAGAAAATGATAAGTCTTACACGAAGAGCTTCTGCGGCTGCCTCAGAGAGCGATTGGAAGTTTTCTTCGACCATGACGAATGCGATATAGACAGTTGGGGTAAAATTAAGGGAGTCCTGCATACAGAGGTGCTTTTGCGCTCCTCGAAAGGCGTGCTTGTTGTGACGCCCACGCtgcttcgtcgcgacgttgAGAGCGCGCACTGTCTAATGATTTTCGATGCAATGCTCCAGCGGATGCACGAAAAGAAATgttctgtttttcttctattagTAGGCGTCGAAAGACGAgaattcgacgccgtctttccctTGCATGCTAAACTTAGGCTTTTGAAGTGCAGAGAAGGCCGCGATGTTTCAgaggcggcggaaaaaaTGTTCGATTTGATCATGTCAAGTACCG AAGCGGAGGACCTACCTAAGAGTAGGTGTATTGCTCTCAGCCCAGTCAACAATCATTTTGCAGGAGACAGAAATGgtcgtctttctctaaaTATTGTTAGCTTGATAGGactagaagagaaagcggCAAGGATTCTAAGAGAATTTAGTTGCCGCTCACCGTCGGCATCACTTTGCTGGATAAGTGGCCAACAAGGCATCGGAAAAAGTTACCTAGCCTCTTACGTTGCGCATGAAGTTAGAGAGATGAACTGGACCGTCATCTTTGTTAGGACGCAACACCTCGAGTCTGAAGCGGACTTGTGTTTGGAGCTGCTGCTAAGCATGCAAACGTATCTTGGAAAAGATAAGCAGATTGCTGAATCGAAAGGTTCTCTTTTGTCTAAAGTTTTGGAATTATTGGAAAAAATAGATAACCCCTGCGTCATTTTGGACGGCTGTGATCGGGCAGCTGAAAAGCGATGTGAtgcttttcgtttttttctgcaggaGATTCTAAAAGCACACGTGCGCAAGCCATTTATGATATTAGTGACGTCTTGTCAAGAACTTGAGCTTGGGAGTTTACCGGTTCTCAAAATTCCTCTTTATCCtcttgaaaacgacgaggcTGACGATCTTCTTATTAGCTGCGTTCGGGAAGAACTTCAGCCAGTTTTGAAATCAAGTACCATTGCCAGTTTTCGAGAACTTTGTGTAGGTGTTCCCGTGTTGATACGAATGGCGGGAGCAACGCTCAGCCAGCTTTGCAAAGCGCCTATAACCCAACCGGAACTCGTCAAAAAAGTACAGGCAAAACCGTTGAACATTGTTAGCCCTACTGCTATTGAAGCTTTCGTCATAAACATTTATAACCTGATTCCTTCGTCGCTCAAGCTTTTCCTTCACGGGATATCGCTTTTCATTGGCTCGTTTACCAGAGTGGAAGGAGCGAAGTTGTTTGGACTAAGCGACGGTGTGCAGTTCAGTATAGACGTAATTGCTCCTCTACAAGAGTACTTCTTCTTGGCCCGTTCTTCTGACAATGATATTTCTCCTGATCAAACTCAATACCATTTGCACGGTCTTGTTCGAAATGTTCTTCTCCGATTGGACTTCAGAACGCCAGAGTTTAAAGAAATTCAAGATAGGTTCGCTGTCATGCAGTTGGGCTGCCAAAATACAGGAGAAACATGA
- the LOC136194100 gene encoding uncharacterized protein, producing the protein MAFRPPVGRSQYYCEDRGSRLSVYICCSDLEDDRAFAEELKHCLESESVDVFFDEGDYDLRRTMDAVSHSVLIVTPALLRHDVDSVVTDTILRLSHEDRIVPLLLLVDVELKDFEDVFPFYASNPLRCEVRRDVLEAADKISNLIMPKTENRTWAGLLSSSVRLSVSRQRGLRQKPLNLIGRKKDVKRILDFFYRDEPSLPLCCISGLPGIGKTSLATYVAHQVREMYWKVIYVDAQHLESETDFCTKLLMNLKPRLLENEQSADVAGPLLSEVIQLLGELDRIVIIFDGCDRALATKDLKHGFWVFLRKILESVKKRFMILMTSRQKAQFSDLPILEVALDCLENDEADNLLKSFISREFQCSLKQSTIASIRELCFGVPLFVRLAGALLSKYRDVLTQEEVVEKMREKPFENDNPATASKAFILSVYNLIPSSMKLYLHGLALFSGSFTRMEGAQLFGLGDEVQFAFAVIGPLREFSLLSSDTAATGDQIEYRLHNLVREFLNEQEFKAKEFRNIQERYCVMQLSKISEVQTLYDKNPRQAILLFQMCGFSNVIRELTRVFGEVGETSLAVWKRLVSLASCPNSSMRYCLDKDIRKDFLSACLGVASKRNLSVIETDVNLCLAEVLLEANDFEEAASNLRKVHTKLSSLHAAREAKDILEARYCLTEAKHLIGKNEGQNAAASLLNGLTRYSWAREQPDYYATLGSACNCNQDYNEAVYYYRKALELLKVKLKRSQSPHPDISDLLFNTGSYQFCSAHYFDSYQSFLEALEMQRYLRSSRFTLATTSYHLGICQASLGKFTQAFHHFKEVYALLGDTKIDQSAVNLLARQAHAKVLYTRGVELWKTDKSRGILSLREAAFYLHDHLLLLMNNTEMLLIFAESHALLLAIYSMLSDKKQAVYHQHQLCQLSLDEGQPSCSILSYIRKTDIEDNLGHIEAVSRLSVIFYCYIGGRLLAASEDSFGKKQTRSNVRDKFVGQRQRRQFFSSLGDTSSRDDRHKEWQPM; encoded by the exons ATGGCTTTTCGCCCACCGGTCGGACGCTCGCAGTACTACTGCGAAGACCGCGGTTCTCGTCTCAGTGTATACATTTGCTGTTCCGACTTGGAAGACGATAGGGCGTTTGCTGAAGAACTCAAGCACTGTCTCGAAAGCGAATcggtcgacgtcttcttcgacgaaggcgattACGACTTACGCCGTACAATGGACGCCGTCTCGCACAGCGTGCTGATCGTCACGcctgctcttcttcgtcatgacgtcgattccgtGGTCACCGACACAATTCTCCGACTGTCTCATGAGGATAGAATCGTCCCCTTGCTACTCTTAGTggacgtcgaattgaaagATTTCGAGgacgtctttcccttctATGCTTCCAATCCTTTACGATGCGAAGTTCGTCGAGATGTTCTAGAAGCAGCGGACAAAATATCGAATTTGATAATGCCAA AAACTGAAAACCGAACTTGGGCTGGCCTTCTCAGTTCAAGTGTTCGTCTTTCAGTAAGCAGACAAAGAGGCCTTCGTCAAAAGCCTCTTAACTTGATAGGACGAAAAAAGGACGTGAAAAGAATACTAGATTTTTTCTATCGTGATGAACCGTCTTTACCCTTGTGCTGCATCAGTGGTTTGCCTGGCATTGGGAAAACTTCTCTGGCTACTTATGTGGCTCACCAAGTTAGAGAAATGTACTGGAAAGTCATCTACGTTGACGCGCAACACCTCGAGTCTGAAACAGATTTCTGCACGAAATTGCTAATGAATCTGAAACCGCGCCTTCTGGAAAATGAACAGAGCGCTGATGTGGCAGGTCCTCTTTTGTCCGAAGTGATACAATTGCTTGGGGAGTTAGATCGTATCGTCATCATTTTTGATGGGTGTGATCGGGCGTTGGCTACTAAAGACCTAAAACACGGCTTTTGGGTTTTCTTGAGGAAAATCCTAGAATCTGTAAAGAAACGCTTTATGATACTAATGACGTCTCGCCAAAAAGCTCAATTTTCAGATTTACCAATTCTTGAAGTTGCACTTGATTGTCTTGAAAATGATGAGGCAGACAATCTTCTGAAGAGTTTCATTTCCCGTGAATTTCAGTGTTCGCTAAAACAAAGTACCATTGCCAGTATTCGAGAACTTTGCTTTGGGGTTCCTCTGTTTGTGCGATTGGCGGGAGCTTTGCTCAGCAAGTATCGTGACGTTCTAACTCAGGAAGAAGTGGTTGAAAAAATGCGAGAAAAACCGTTTGAAAATGATAACCCCGCTACTGCTAGTAAAGCTTTCATTCTTAGCGTTTATAACCTGATTCCTTCATCAATGAAACTCTACCTTCATGGATTAGCTCTGTTTAGTGGTTCTTTTACCAGGATGGAAGGAGCGCAATTGTTTGGATTAGGTGACGAAGTGCAATTCGCTTTTGCTGTTATTGGTCCTCTCCGCGAGTTCTCGCTTTTATCGTCAGATACTGCTGCCACTGGCGATCAGATTGAATATCGTTTGCACAATCTTGTTCGAGAGTTTCTGAATGAACAAGAGTTCAAAGCAAAGGAGTTTCGAAACATTCAAGAGAGATATTGTGTCATGCAACTGAGTAAAATTTCTGAGGTACAGACGTTGTATGACAAGAATCCCCGACAAGCAATTTTGCTTTTCCAAATGTGCGGTTTCTCTAATGTTATTCGCGAACTAACAAGAGTTTTTGGCGAGGTAGGCGAGACCAGCCTGGCTGTGTGGAAAAGACTTGTTTCTCTTGCTAGTTGTCCCAATTCTTCGATGAGATATTGCTTGGATAAAGACATaagaaaagattttctaAGCGCTTGTCTTGGAGTggcttcaaaaagaaacctTAGTGTTATTGAAACAGACGTAAATCTTTGTTTAGCCGAGGTGCTTCTTGAGGCAAATGATTTTGAGGAGGCAGCCAGCAACCTTCGAAAGGTGCACACAAAACTTTCTTCTCTACATGCAGCAAGAGAAGCTAAAGACATTCTTGAGGCTCGATACTGCCTAACAGAAGCCAAACATCTTATAGGCAAGAACGAAGGACAAAATGCTGCAGCGAGTCTTTTGAACGGACTTACGCGTTATAGTTGGGCGAGAGAGCAACCGGACTACTATGCGACACTAGGGAGTGCATGCAACTGTAATCAAGATTACAATGAAGCAGTTTATTACTACAGAAAGGCTTTAGAACTGCTCAAagtcaaattgaaaagaagTCAGTCACCTCATCCAGATATTTCCGACTTGCTCTTCAACACTGGTAGTTATCAGTTTTGTTCGGCTCACTATTTTGACAGTTACCAAAGTTTTCTTGAAGCTCTTGAAATGCAGCGCTATCTAAGGAGTAGCCGATTTACGCTTGCTACTACTTCATATCATTTGGGAATCTGCCAGGCAAGTCTTGGAAAATTTACGCAGGCTTTTCATCATTTTAAAGAAGTATACGCTCTTTTGGGAGACACTAAAATCGACCAGTCAGCTGTCAATTTGCTTGCGCGTCAAGCTCATGCAAAGGTGTTATATACTAGAGGAGTTGAGTTGTGGAAAACTGATAAAAGCAGAGGCATTCTATCTCTGAGAGAGGCGGCATTTTATCTTCACGATCATTTGCTTCTTCTGATGAACAATACTGAAATGCTTCTAATTTTTGCAGAGAGCCACGCCTTGCTCTTAGCTATTTACTCTATGCTGTCTGACAAAAAACAGGCCGTTTATCATCAGCATCAACTTTGTCAGCTCTCTCTCGATGAAGGACAACCTAGCTGCTCAATTCTGTCTTACATAAGGAAGACTGATATTGAAGACAACTTGGGGCATATTGAAGCCGTAAGTCGACTGTCTGTCATCTTCTATTGTTACATCGGTGGGCGATTATTGGCGGCCTCGGAGGACAGTTTTGGTAAGAAGCAAACAAGGTCAAACGTACGCGATAAATTTGTAGGAcagcgacaacgacgacaatttttctcgtctctgGGGGATACTTCTTCCAGAGATGACCGACACAAAGAATGGCAGCCAATGTAA